One stretch of Bombina bombina isolate aBomBom1 chromosome 7, aBomBom1.pri, whole genome shotgun sequence DNA includes these proteins:
- the LOC128636510 gene encoding E3 ubiquitin/ISG15 ligase TRIM25-like, with protein MASRDLSENSNCSICKNMYIDPVTLSCGHIFCNFCITKTWDGQNDEDASCPECRQQFKRKPALKRNVKVCNIAEQFRSTEPETEIGIFCTYCVDYSVPANKSCLLCEASFCDTHLRVHSKSEEHILTKPTTSWSNRKCPIHKKSFEYYCYEEAASICVICSLAEEHKGHQMELLNETSEKKKKKLRNILKNLTSKKNKNEETVLGLEDNKRCMQEKAAGITERVTDMIKDIRKQLEDLEKQVVSEINQQANRVLLLITDHIQQLEKEKEELSSKMYHIEDLCNTIDPLTVVQEDESHYSEFCGSEKGDDEGTHIDEKQVPGGGDLDEGLISATLYKGLADILTVIKIKRWFCVQEMSDLIQGVNISTDIVNEIKLNRELCMQEASCLLLDLNIASNYVTVSDDLQTASWTEIHQRRPETPERFQYAQVLSTRSFLSGKHYWEVETSKSGWWSVGMCYPSIKKKGDLSRIGNNNKSWCLCWFNKVLLRIHDSARISIPHTLSCQRIGIYLDYENGLLSFYELCDPIRHIHTFSATFTEPLHAAFWVWYGWVRIRS; from the coding sequence ATGGCATCCAGAGATCTGAGTGAGAATTCAAACTGCTCTATTTGCAAGAATATGTATATagatcctgtaaccctgagctgcGGACATATCTTCTGCAATTTCTGCATTACTAAAACATGGGATGGCCAGAATGATGAAGATGCTTCTTGCCCTGAATGTAGACAACAGTTTAAGAGAAAGCCTGCACTTAAAAGAAATGTTaaggtgtgtaatatagcagagcaATTCAGATCTACTGAACCAGAGACTGAGATTGGGATCTTCTGCACTTACTGTGTTGATTATTCTGTACCTGCCAATAAATCATGCCTGCTATGTGAAGCTTCATTCTGTGATACTCACCTGAGGGTACACAGCAAGTCTGAGGAACACATCTTAACTAAACCCACCACTTCTTGGAGTAACAGAAAATGCCCCATTCACAAGAAGTCCTTTGAATATTACTGCTATGAAGAAGCTGCCAGTATCTGTGTGATATGTTCCTTGGCCGAAGAGCACAAGGGACACCAGATGGAGCTGTTGAATGAGACttctgagaaaaagaaaaagaaacttagAAATATTCTGAAGAACTTGACCTCAAAGAAAAATAAGAATGAGGAAACTGTCTTAGGTCTTGAAGACAACAAGAGATGcatgcaagagaaagcagctggtatTACAGAACGAGTTACTGACATGATTAAGGACATCAGAAAACAACTGGAAGACCTAGAAAAGCAAGTTGTAAGTGAGATCAACCAGCAAGCAAACAGGGTTTTACTTCTAATCACTGATCATATCCAGCAACTGGAAAAAGAGAAGGAAGAGCTGTCTAGTAAGATGTATCACATTGAAGACTTGTGCAACACAATTGATCCATTAACTGTTGTACAAGAAGATGAATCACATTATTCTGAGTTTTGTGGTTCTGAGAAAGGAGATGATGAAGGAACACATATAGATGAAAAACAGGTTCCAGGGGGAGGCGATTTAGATGAGGGGCTGATCTCAGCGACTTTATACAAAGGTTTGGCTGATATTCTgactgttataaaaataaaaagatggtTCTGTGTACAGGAAATGTCTGACCTAATACAAGGTGTAAATATATCTACTGATATtgtcaatgaaataaaattaaatagagAACTCTGTATGCAGGAGGCTTCCTGCTTATTACTGGATTTAAACATAGCTTCAAATTATGTAACTGTATCAGATGACTTGCAAACGGCCTCCTGGACAGAAATACACCAACGGCGGCCAGAAACACCAGAGAGATTCCAGTACGCTCAGGTGTTAAGTACCAGGAGTTTTTTGTCAGGAAAACATTACTGGGAAGTAGAGACCAGCAAGTCAGGGTGGTGGAGTGTAGGAATGTGTTATCCTAGTATAAAAAAGAAAGGAGATCTCTCTAGGATtggaaataataataaatcctGGTGCTTGTGCtggtttaataaagttttattgagAATACATGATTCAGCACGAATCTCTATACCTCACACATTATCCTGTCAGCGAATAGGAATATACTTGGACTACGAGAATGGGCTACTGTCTTTTTATGAGCTGTGTGACCCAATACGACACATACATACCTTCTCTGCCACCTTCACTGAACCTCTTCATGCTGCATTCTGGGTATGGTATGGCTGGGTCAGAATCAGGAGCTAG